A window of Helicobacter kayseriensis genomic DNA:
AGTTTTGGATTTTGGCAACCAATAATTGAAAGAAAAAGAATTGTTATTTTTGATACAACAGACATGGATCTTGAAAAATATAATGGAAAAATAAGAAAAGAATCTTCTCAGAAGATGGCGTTAAGAGATGATTTTTTTAAAAATAATGCAATCATAAATTTATTAATTTCATTAAGAAATAGAGCATTTCATGGAGAAAATTTATTAGAAGGAAAGAATGATAGAATGTACGCAGCCTGTTCCAAAACAATACATTATTATAGTGACAAAAAAAACAATAAGCACACAATGTCGGTGGTACTCGGTATTAAAACAAATTTAGTTGAAGATTTTTTAGTTGAATGTATAAAAAGAGGTGATCTGCAAGATGTTTTAAAAATGCTCTAAATTGGTGGGAGATGCTGTAAAAACAGACACCATATTAAACCCACTATAGCGCACTAGATTATAATTAAAAATAAAATAAAAATCAAGCTTTCTATACAAAATTAATTTTCAAAAGGCAAACAAGAATACTTTATTGGGCCTTGCTTTCGTTAAAAGAGAAGGTTTATTCATATAAAAATTTTTCTATTTGATCGGAAATAAGAGCTTTGACTCTCCTGTTGTATTCCATTAAACTCTCACGCTTTCTTTCTGTCTCTTTTCAATCCACTTTCTCATAATCTCTTTATAAGCATTGATTCTCTCTTGCTCATCTTGCCAATCAATTAAATCTAGTTTTGTTTGTTTCTCTTGCTCTGCTTCGATTTCAATCGCATTATGAATTCCATTGCAAAGACGATTAAGGAATGTTTTTCCATCATGGCAAGAAAAAGATACATTGTCGCTATGATCACAATAAATGGCGTGATAGTTATTCTCTTTTTCTTGGTGGATTCTTGTTATTGTCCTGATTACCCCATCTTGCTCATATTTAAAGCCTAAGAATGCCTTATAGCCAAAGGCTTCTTTATTGTCTTTATAGAATTTGAGAAGATATTTAATCTTGTCTTCTGCAATTTTTGTGGCTTTATTTTCAAAGTGAATGCGTATTCTAAGCACTTTTTTACGCTGTTTTTTAATCTCTTCAATCTTGGAGATAAAAAGGTCTGATTTTTCGTTTATTTCTACTATCGCAGGGTCTAAAACCCTTTTCTTGAATTGTCCATAATCTAAGTAGCTCTTTGGGAGCTGAAGTATTTTATGTAAGTCTTCCATATCAAAATCTCTGTAAGCCATTTTTCGGTAGTCTTTTAGGAGTGCGTAGATTCTGATTGCGTATTTGCTCTCA
This region includes:
- a CDS encoding replication initiation protein, with the protein product MKELENGFTRKKSSVGSEISTAKTKMSANELKVFYQVSTLIDKDDDKFMKYTISVKDFVGSLGFSQTNIKDTKDICRTLAKQCFEIQEGDIWRVYPIFAGFEFDTKAQMIGFEFNDKMRPYLLNLKQFTKIENVEYIKQFESKYAIRIYALLKDYRKMAYRDFDMEDLHKILQLPKSYLDYGQFKKRVLDPAIVEINEKSDLFISKIEEIKKQRKKVLRIRIHFENKATKIAEDKIKYLLKFYKDNKEAFGYKAFLGFKYEQDGVIRTITRIHQEKENNYHAIYCDHSDNVSFSCHDGKTFLNRLCNGIHNAIEIEAEQEKQTKLDLIDWQDEQERINAYKEIMRKWIEKRQKESVRV